The Urbifossiella limnaea genome has a window encoding:
- a CDS encoding sulfatase, which produces MTRLLALAALFLATGPAAAQDKMNVLFVVSDDLTNTALGCYQGRAKTPNIDKLAAKGVRFDRAYCQFPLCNPSRASLLTGLRPDTLRVYENATQFRRNVPDVQTLPQTFRRAGYYVARVGKLYHYGVPGQIGTDGLDDPPSWERVINPRGFDKDDEDANRIFTLNPKGKGSARFGGTLSWLASAGGDETHTDGMTATEITKLLEANKDRPFFLACGFFRPHTPYVAPRAYFDQYPAADITLASVPAGHRAAGPGPAFGSAKPEQEAMTDAQRREAIQAYLASVAFMDAQVGRVLSALDRLGLANRTIVVFLSDHGYHLGEHGLWQKMSLFENSARVPLVVHDPRAKGNGGVCRRTVELTDLHATLADACGLTAPRTDGASLRPLLENPAAAWERPAVTQVSRGTPTTTGEVTGKNPFFMGRSVRTERYRYTTWDDGKRGEQLFDYEADPGELRNLAADPASAETVRRMKALLPAAKK; this is translated from the coding sequence ATGACCCGTCTGCTCGCGCTCGCGGCCCTCTTCCTCGCCACCGGCCCGGCCGCGGCGCAGGACAAGATGAACGTCCTGTTCGTCGTCTCCGACGACCTCACCAACACCGCCCTCGGCTGCTACCAGGGCCGCGCCAAAACCCCGAACATCGACAAGCTCGCGGCGAAGGGCGTGCGGTTCGACCGGGCGTACTGCCAGTTCCCGCTGTGCAACCCGAGCCGCGCCAGCCTCCTCACCGGGCTGCGGCCCGACACGCTGCGCGTCTACGAGAACGCCACGCAGTTCCGCCGCAACGTGCCCGACGTGCAGACGCTTCCGCAGACGTTCCGCCGGGCCGGGTACTACGTGGCCCGCGTCGGCAAGCTGTACCACTACGGCGTCCCCGGGCAGATCGGCACCGACGGGCTCGACGACCCGCCGAGCTGGGAGCGCGTCATCAACCCCCGCGGCTTCGACAAGGACGACGAGGACGCGAACCGCATCTTCACTCTGAACCCGAAGGGTAAGGGCTCGGCCCGGTTCGGCGGCACCCTCAGCTGGCTGGCATCGGCCGGCGGCGACGAGACGCACACCGACGGCATGACCGCGACCGAAATCACGAAGCTGCTGGAAGCGAACAAGGACCGACCGTTCTTCCTGGCGTGCGGGTTCTTCCGCCCGCACACGCCCTACGTCGCCCCGCGGGCCTACTTCGACCAGTACCCCGCGGCCGACATCACGCTCGCGAGCGTGCCCGCCGGACACCGCGCCGCGGGGCCGGGGCCGGCGTTCGGCAGCGCCAAGCCCGAGCAGGAGGCGATGACCGACGCCCAGCGCCGCGAGGCGATCCAGGCGTACCTGGCGTCGGTGGCGTTCATGGACGCGCAGGTCGGCCGGGTACTTTCGGCACTGGACCGGCTCGGGCTGGCGAACCGCACCATCGTGGTGTTCCTGAGCGACCACGGCTACCACCTCGGCGAGCACGGGCTGTGGCAGAAGATGAGCCTGTTCGAGAACAGCGCCCGGGTGCCGCTGGTGGTCCACGACCCGCGGGCCAAGGGTAACGGTGGCGTGTGCCGTCGCACCGTGGAACTGACAGACCTGCACGCGACGCTGGCCGACGCGTGCGGCCTGACCGCCCCGCGCACCGACGGCGCGAGTTTGCGCCCGCTGCTGGAGAACCCGGCCGCGGCGTGGGAGCGGCCGGCGGTCACGCAGGTGAGCCGCGGCACCCCCACGACGACGGGCGAGGTGACGGGGAAGAACCCGTTCTTCATGGGCCGGAGCGTGCGGACGGAGCGCTACCGGTACACGACGTGGGACGACGGCAAGCGCGGCGAGCAGCTGTTCGACTACGAGGCGGACCCGGGCGAGCTGCGGAACCTGGCCGCGGACCCGGCGAGCGCCGAAACGGTACGGCGGATGAAGGCGCTGCTGCCGGCGGCGAAGAAGTGA
- a CDS encoding 3-keto-disaccharide hydrolase gives MLRRLLPALLGLGVVAASAAAPAQEKKDAPKKRERIAIAEPTKAAADPDFAVQGEYVGELPGGRKVGAQVIAKGLGEFTIKAYHGGLPGDGADMKEVLAGTAATKDSKVTATLKHAAETSTVEIGGGEFKVTAGGNTFALKKVERKSTTLGAKAPAGAKVLFGAPGDEKNWNGGKLVKLSDGEFLDMGVTSKDAFGAFKAHIEFRLPWMPNSTGQGRGNSGVYLQNRYELQVLDSFGLSGENNECGGIYTQHKPRVNMCLPPLVWQTYDIDFTPAAFGEDGKKTANAKATIRHNGVVIHDDVAFPKECPGGQPERPSPGVFQFQNHGDPVVYRNVWVVEGK, from the coding sequence ATGCTCCGCCGCCTCCTCCCCGCCCTGCTCGGGCTCGGCGTCGTCGCCGCGTCCGCCGCAGCCCCCGCACAAGAAAAGAAGGACGCGCCCAAGAAGCGCGAGCGCATCGCCATCGCCGAGCCGACGAAGGCCGCGGCCGACCCGGACTTCGCCGTCCAGGGCGAGTACGTCGGCGAGTTGCCCGGCGGCAGGAAGGTCGGCGCGCAGGTCATCGCCAAGGGGCTCGGCGAGTTTACCATCAAGGCGTACCACGGCGGCCTACCCGGCGACGGCGCCGACATGAAAGAGGTGCTCGCCGGCACCGCCGCCACCAAGGACAGCAAGGTGACCGCCACCCTGAAGCACGCGGCCGAGACCTCCACCGTCGAGATCGGGGGCGGCGAGTTCAAGGTGACCGCGGGAGGCAACACGTTCGCGCTCAAGAAGGTGGAGCGGAAGTCGACGACGCTCGGGGCGAAGGCGCCGGCCGGGGCGAAGGTGCTGTTCGGTGCCCCCGGCGACGAGAAGAACTGGAACGGCGGCAAGCTGGTAAAACTCTCCGACGGCGAGTTCCTCGACATGGGCGTGACGAGCAAGGACGCCTTCGGCGCGTTCAAGGCGCACATCGAGTTCCGCCTGCCGTGGATGCCCAACAGCACCGGCCAGGGCCGCGGCAACAGCGGGGTGTACCTCCAGAACCGCTACGAGCTGCAGGTGCTCGACAGCTTCGGCCTCAGCGGCGAGAACAACGAGTGCGGCGGCATCTACACGCAGCACAAGCCGCGGGTGAACATGTGCCTGCCGCCGCTCGTGTGGCAGACCTACGACATCGACTTCACCCCCGCGGCGTTCGGCGAGGACGGCAAGAAGACGGCCAACGCGAAGGCCACGATCCGGCACAACGGGGTGGTGATCCACGACGACGTGGCGTTCCCGAAGGAGTGCCCGGGCGGCCAGCCGGAGCGGCCGTCGCCGGGCGTGTTCCAGTTCCAGAACCACGGCGACCCGGTGGTGTACCGCAACGTGTGGGTCGTCGAAGGGAAGTGA
- a CDS encoding DUF1801 domain-containing protein encodes MAKRKPTKPTAAPDTAPVKLLSGGNPQIAKADGDAPVQAYIAAMPDWKSAVGKRLDALIETAVPGVFKAVKWNTPFYGVDGRSWFLGFHCFTKYVKVAFLFGAKLRPLPPVASKDPNARYLHVHEDGDLDEEQFAAWVKQAAALPGWVP; translated from the coding sequence ATGGCGAAGCGAAAACCGACGAAGCCCACAGCGGCGCCGGACACCGCACCGGTGAAGCTGCTGTCCGGCGGGAACCCGCAGATCGCCAAGGCCGACGGCGACGCCCCGGTGCAGGCCTACATCGCGGCGATGCCCGATTGGAAGAGCGCGGTCGGCAAGCGCCTCGACGCCTTGATCGAGACGGCGGTGCCCGGCGTGTTCAAGGCCGTGAAGTGGAACACGCCGTTCTACGGCGTCGACGGCCGCAGCTGGTTCCTCGGCTTCCACTGCTTCACGAAGTACGTGAAGGTCGCGTTCCTGTTCGGTGCCAAGTTGCGGCCGCTGCCGCCCGTCGCCAGCAAGGACCCGAACGCCCGCTACCTGCACGTCCACGAGGACGGCGACCTCGACGAGGAGCAGTTCGCCGCGTGGGTGAAGCAGGCCGCCGCGCTGCCGGGGTGGGTGCCGTAG
- a CDS encoding DUF1552 domain-containing protein produces the protein MPALKLDRRAFLRGAGGAALALPLLDAMGAEVTATPPKRFCALYTANGMSLPRAEHGLDEWSWFPRAEKDGRFVFGKSTEPLAPFREKLSFLGGLHHPSGPKADPHVCSDMWLTGAPLHEPKPGTYNSVGLDQVVALHTRQFCRQPSLVLSIDAGTGFLSRTGTISYSVEGRPIPAENNPRRVFDRLFRGDGASLAAQRTELQRRIKLVDAVAENARALGRQLGQSDRERMDQYLTSLNEVEARLIAAERWADVPLKKQDSSHLNLSATNEGEPAEYYRNMFDLIALAFDADITRSVAFMLNREDGMGISDTFPLKLGLSQTHHSLSHAGDKPGQLAFARYDLFLSQQVAHFLRRLTEYRDRTGPVLDNTIVLFGSGASTTHNPRNLPTLVAGGTAMGLRHGTYWRGTDARMSNAYLSILRAMGINAESFADSTGALTGSIFRS, from the coding sequence ATGCCCGCGCTGAAACTCGACCGCCGTGCCTTCCTCCGCGGGGCCGGCGGCGCCGCGCTCGCCCTGCCGCTCCTCGACGCGATGGGGGCCGAGGTCACGGCCACGCCGCCGAAGCGGTTCTGTGCCCTCTACACGGCCAACGGCATGTCGCTGCCGCGCGCCGAACACGGCCTCGACGAGTGGAGCTGGTTCCCGCGGGCCGAGAAGGACGGCCGGTTCGTGTTCGGCAAGTCCACCGAGCCGCTCGCGCCGTTCCGCGAGAAGCTCAGCTTCCTCGGCGGGCTGCACCACCCGAGCGGGCCGAAGGCCGACCCGCACGTCTGCTCCGACATGTGGCTCACCGGCGCCCCGCTCCACGAGCCGAAGCCGGGCACCTACAACTCCGTCGGCCTCGATCAGGTCGTGGCGCTGCACACGCGCCAGTTCTGCCGCCAGCCGTCGCTCGTGCTGTCGATCGACGCCGGCACCGGCTTCCTGTCGCGGACGGGCACCATCTCGTACAGCGTCGAAGGCCGGCCGATCCCCGCCGAGAACAACCCGCGCCGCGTGTTCGACCGCCTGTTCCGCGGCGACGGCGCCTCGCTGGCGGCGCAACGGACCGAGTTGCAGCGGCGCATCAAGCTGGTGGACGCGGTGGCCGAGAACGCCCGCGCCCTCGGCCGGCAGCTCGGCCAGTCCGACCGCGAGCGGATGGACCAGTACCTCACGTCGCTGAACGAGGTCGAGGCCCGGCTCATCGCCGCCGAGCGCTGGGCCGACGTGCCGCTGAAGAAGCAGGACAGCAGCCACCTGAACCTGTCCGCGACGAACGAGGGGGAGCCGGCCGAGTACTACCGCAACATGTTCGACCTGATCGCGCTGGCGTTCGACGCCGACATCACCCGGTCGGTGGCGTTCATGCTGAACCGCGAGGACGGGATGGGGATCAGCGACACGTTCCCGCTGAAGCTCGGGCTGTCGCAGACGCACCACTCGCTGTCGCACGCCGGCGACAAGCCGGGGCAGCTGGCGTTCGCGCGGTACGACCTGTTCCTGAGCCAGCAGGTGGCGCACTTCCTCCGCCGGCTGACGGAGTACCGCGACCGGACCGGCCCGGTGCTGGACAACACGATCGTGCTGTTCGGCAGCGGCGCGAGCACGACGCACAACCCGCGCAACCTGCCGACGCTGGTCGCCGGCGGTACCGCGATGGGCCTGCGGCACGGCACCTACTGGCGCGGGACCGACGCGAGGATGTCGAACGCGTACCTCAGCATCCTCCGCGCGATGGGCATCAACGCCGAGTCGTTCGCGGACAGCACCGGCGCGCTGACGGGCTCGATCTTCCGCTCGTAG
- a CDS encoding DUF1592 domain-containing protein — protein sequence MSSPTTLPVLRRCWVIAPLLALACTVAPTGSADDAPPADPTFDRDVRPLLTRYCVRCHKDGKAESGVRVDTLSAALGEPQFKLWEHVQKQLADGSMPPEGATQPGADERKRAAEWIGKALAAARARPGPKNGLTRRLTVAQYRNTLRELLRLDDELADRLPPDAVSKDGFVNNKDTLQLSPLLLEAYFEVAEAALDRCVVDPAAKPTIQTFRVDLGRGINPAPIKDNLILGADSLLLENRDWMVTELAPEKGFAYTPFRMRTKYRFIEGYQGNDTVRGWRDYDSIYHSVFACLRGTRGYPKGRAYDPVPQGLLLRPAIPSSEVFGADSTYGPRANFRVALRELPDHGRFRVTVTAAKYDDGLLLDPGAKAGEGPIALAEGKGSLTIPAAGVYQVDVTGSKAGDLTLTLGGREFTGSLKQPAFVVVRLPAGLLAVDAKLTGGAKVERVALTPLPEESDLAKRFAAFEKRAPRVGVHLGFRRDCGSTLAPVGAPQTVSDTGLSRFVFEGAIRNYPSPDVEKDNVNYLAGVREIGVRSEYADGRDVPRLLVKSVEFEGPLHETWPPREHRAIFTDADGRKLIRDFATRAYRRPVTAQEEATLVGVFEKSLASGRGFRDSVKDALLVALTSPQFLFLVETSATPAAEPLDGYELASKLSYFLWNGPPDDTTLKLAAAGELRGKLDAEVARLVTDARFGRFVTEFAAQWLALDKFQVLEPDRARFPHLTRDTRVQLRREPAEFLQHLFRNNLPARDLIASDYVLANETVAGYYGLGDRTESGFEFVPVRHGRRELGGVLTQPAVLAGLSDGREPNPVKRGAWLARRIVAEPPDDPPPNVPALQDDTKKLSLRERLEKHRNAPGCAGCHAKIDPWGLPFEEYDAGGKWRAGATDTRSTLPDKTVVTGFTDLRRYLADDRLDQVAFSVLKHLATYAVGRTLSYSELDWLRREGLKLKPTGYRMQDMIRLVVTSPAFLEK from the coding sequence GTGTCGTCGCCGACCACGCTCCCCGTCCTCCGCCGCTGCTGGGTGATCGCGCCGCTCCTCGCGCTGGCTTGCACCGTCGCCCCCACCGGCAGCGCCGACGACGCCCCGCCCGCCGACCCTACCTTCGACCGCGACGTGCGGCCGCTCCTCACCCGCTACTGCGTCCGCTGCCACAAGGACGGCAAGGCGGAGTCCGGCGTCCGCGTCGATACCCTCTCCGCGGCCCTCGGTGAACCTCAGTTCAAGTTGTGGGAACACGTCCAGAAGCAACTCGCCGACGGCAGTATGCCGCCGGAAGGGGCCACACAGCCGGGCGCCGACGAGCGGAAGCGGGCCGCCGAGTGGATCGGCAAGGCGCTCGCCGCCGCCCGCGCCCGGCCGGGGCCGAAGAACGGCCTTACCCGCCGGCTCACCGTCGCGCAGTACCGCAATACCCTCCGCGAACTCCTCCGCCTCGACGACGAACTCGCCGACCGGCTGCCGCCGGACGCCGTCTCGAAGGACGGGTTCGTCAATAACAAGGACACGCTCCAGCTGTCGCCGCTGCTGCTGGAGGCGTACTTCGAGGTCGCCGAGGCCGCGCTCGACCGCTGCGTCGTGGACCCGGCCGCGAAGCCGACCATCCAGACGTTCCGCGTGGACCTCGGCCGCGGCATCAACCCCGCCCCGATCAAGGACAACCTCATCCTCGGCGCCGACAGCCTGCTGCTGGAGAACCGCGACTGGATGGTGACGGAGCTGGCGCCGGAGAAGGGGTTCGCGTACACGCCGTTCCGGATGCGGACCAAATACCGCTTCATCGAGGGGTATCAGGGGAACGACACGGTCCGCGGCTGGCGCGATTACGACAGCATTTATCACTCCGTGTTCGCGTGCCTGCGCGGCACCCGCGGCTACCCGAAGGGCCGCGCCTACGACCCCGTCCCGCAGGGGCTGCTACTGCGGCCGGCGATCCCCAGCTCCGAGGTGTTCGGGGCCGACAGCACCTACGGGCCGCGGGCGAACTTCCGCGTCGCGCTGCGCGAGCTGCCTGACCACGGCCGGTTCCGCGTCACTGTCACCGCCGCGAAGTACGACGACGGCCTGCTCCTCGACCCCGGCGCGAAGGCGGGCGAGGGACCGATCGCGCTTGCCGAGGGGAAGGGCAGTCTCACCATCCCCGCGGCCGGCGTCTATCAGGTGGACGTGACCGGCAGCAAGGCCGGCGACCTGACGCTGACGCTCGGCGGCCGCGAGTTCACGGGGTCGCTGAAGCAGCCGGCGTTCGTCGTGGTCCGCCTCCCGGCCGGGCTGCTGGCAGTCGACGCAAAGCTGACCGGCGGCGCGAAGGTGGAGCGGGTGGCGCTCACGCCGCTGCCGGAGGAGAGCGACCTGGCAAAGCGGTTCGCGGCGTTCGAGAAGCGTGCGCCGCGGGTCGGCGTTCACCTGGGCTTCCGCCGCGACTGCGGCAGCACGCTGGCCCCGGTCGGCGCGCCGCAGACGGTGAGTGACACCGGGCTGTCGCGGTTCGTGTTCGAGGGGGCGATTCGGAACTACCCGAGCCCGGACGTGGAGAAGGACAACGTCAACTACCTGGCCGGCGTCCGCGAGATCGGCGTGCGGAGCGAGTACGCCGACGGCCGCGACGTGCCCCGGCTGCTGGTGAAGTCGGTCGAGTTCGAGGGGCCGCTGCACGAGACGTGGCCGCCGCGCGAACACCGGGCGATCTTCACCGACGCCGACGGGCGGAAGCTGATCCGCGACTTCGCCACCCGCGCCTACCGCCGGCCGGTCACGGCGCAGGAGGAAGCGACGCTGGTGGGCGTGTTCGAGAAGTCGCTGGCGTCCGGTCGGGGGTTCCGCGACAGCGTGAAGGACGCGCTGCTGGTGGCGCTCACGTCGCCGCAGTTCCTGTTCCTGGTGGAGACGAGCGCGACGCCCGCCGCCGAGCCGCTCGACGGGTACGAGCTGGCGTCGAAGCTGTCGTACTTCCTGTGGAACGGCCCGCCGGATGACACGACGCTGAAGCTCGCCGCGGCCGGCGAGCTGCGCGGCAAGCTTGACGCCGAGGTGGCGCGGCTGGTGACCGACGCGCGGTTCGGGCGGTTCGTGACCGAGTTCGCGGCACAGTGGCTGGCGCTGGACAAGTTCCAGGTGCTGGAGCCCGACCGGGCCCGGTTCCCGCATCTGACGCGCGACACGCGGGTGCAGCTGCGGCGCGAGCCGGCCGAGTTCCTGCAGCACCTGTTTCGCAACAACCTGCCGGCCCGCGACCTGATCGCGTCCGACTACGTGCTGGCGAACGAGACGGTGGCCGGGTATTACGGACTGGGCGACCGCACCGAGAGCGGCTTCGAGTTCGTCCCGGTGCGGCACGGCCGGCGCGAGCTCGGCGGCGTGCTGACGCAGCCGGCGGTGCTGGCGGGGCTGTCCGACGGCCGCGAGCCGAACCCGGTGAAGCGCGGGGCGTGGCTGGCCCGCCGCATCGTGGCCGAGCCGCCCGACGACCCGCCGCCGAACGTGCCGGCGCTGCAGGACGACACGAAGAAGCTGTCGCTGCGCGAGCGGCTGGAGAAGCACCGCAACGCGCCGGGGTGCGCCGGCTGCCACGCGAAGATCGACCCGTGGGGGCTGCCGTTCGAGGAGTACGACGCCGGCGGGAAGTGGCGCGCGGGCGCGACGGACACGCGCAGCACGCTCCCCGACAAGACCGTGGTGACGGGCTTCACCGACCTGCGCCGCTACCTCGCCGACGACCGGCTGGATCAGGTGGCGTTCAGCGTGCTGAAGCACCTGGCGACCTACGCCGTCGGCCGCACCCTGAGCTATAGCGAGTTGGATTGGCTCCGCCGCGAGGGGCTGAAGCTGAAGCCGACCGGCTACCGGATGCAGGACATGATTCGGCTGGTGGTGACGAGCCCGGCGTTTTTGGAGAAGTAG
- a CDS encoding WD40 repeat domain-containing protein — translation MNTSIRAALAFTLGLVLTATAFSQPNELLVLKGADTIRSVTFSPDATILASGANDGTVILWDVKSGKELAAMKFDKRFPNLAFSPDAKALAVAHEGSKEVILLDVQTRKERFRLKAETVWHIAFRPKTNTLAVGGLYGSCKLWDVETGKEQASLALGGATLSLRAMKFSPDGKLLACGHKNGGVSVWDVDAQKKVASGGANHGFGSHAVSSVAFTPDAAKLMFFSGTGGYGGPGDVRPQSISHWEFTKGKQPANYRSAESYVSGISFSPDGRWLAIVDGGTLKLSQWPGVQQITAFKGIRPYAFSPDSKLLATVGAVGEGDKSKTITLWELK, via the coding sequence ATGAACACCTCTATCCGAGCGGCACTTGCTTTCACCCTCGGTCTCGTCCTTACCGCTACCGCCTTCTCACAACCGAATGAGCTCTTGGTCCTCAAAGGGGCCGACACGATTCGGTCTGTAACGTTCAGCCCTGATGCGACGATCCTCGCGTCGGGGGCTAACGATGGCACTGTCATTTTGTGGGATGTGAAGAGCGGCAAGGAACTGGCGGCAATGAAATTCGACAAGCGGTTCCCCAATCTCGCCTTCAGTCCGGATGCCAAAGCCCTCGCTGTGGCACACGAAGGTAGCAAGGAAGTCATCCTCTTGGACGTGCAGACGCGAAAAGAGCGGTTCCGTCTGAAAGCGGAGACTGTGTGGCATATCGCATTCCGCCCGAAGACCAACACGCTGGCGGTTGGTGGCTTATACGGAAGCTGCAAATTATGGGATGTTGAAACCGGCAAAGAGCAAGCCTCACTCGCACTGGGGGGTGCGACACTCAGCCTTCGTGCGATGAAGTTCAGTCCCGATGGTAAACTCCTGGCCTGCGGTCACAAGAATGGTGGCGTCAGTGTCTGGGATGTCGATGCCCAGAAGAAAGTTGCCAGCGGGGGGGCAAATCACGGCTTCGGTAGCCACGCGGTTTCAAGCGTCGCATTTACTCCCGACGCGGCGAAGCTCATGTTTTTTTCTGGTACAGGAGGGTATGGTGGGCCGGGGGATGTTCGGCCTCAATCAATATCCCACTGGGAGTTTACGAAGGGGAAACAACCCGCTAACTACCGCTCTGCCGAAAGCTACGTGTCGGGCATCTCATTCAGTCCGGACGGGCGTTGGCTGGCAATCGTGGATGGCGGCACTCTCAAGTTGAGCCAGTGGCCCGGCGTGCAGCAAATCACTGCCTTCAAGGGGATTCGTCCGTACGCATTCAGCCCTGACAGTAAGCTCCTTGCGACCGTGGGCGCGGTGGGCGAGGGAGACAAGAGCAAGACGATTACTCTGTGGGAACTGAAGTGA
- a CDS encoding RNA polymerase sigma factor translates to MEPTSPQTPPSSGGTSPTLLARLRTADAGAWERLVHLYSPLVFGWCRRTGLSAEDAADVMQDVWAAVAVAVPRFDATGPGATFRGWLYTVTRSKLADHHRRQAVRPLAEGGSTARDRWADLPEAEPDDSLADPATGTAGVMRRALELLRGDVEPATFRAFWATAVEGRPAAEVAAELGVTAAVVYQAKSRLLRRLRLEYEGLLTADTP, encoded by the coding sequence GTGGAACCTACCTCGCCACAAACGCCCCCCTCGTCCGGGGGTACGTCGCCGACGCTGCTGGCCCGGCTCCGCACCGCCGACGCGGGGGCGTGGGAGCGGCTCGTTCACCTGTACAGCCCGCTCGTGTTCGGCTGGTGCCGCCGCACGGGGCTGTCGGCCGAGGACGCGGCCGACGTGATGCAGGACGTGTGGGCCGCCGTCGCCGTCGCCGTACCCCGCTTCGACGCCACCGGCCCCGGGGCCACGTTCCGCGGGTGGCTGTACACCGTGACCCGGAGCAAGCTCGCCGACCACCACCGCCGGCAGGCGGTCCGGCCGCTGGCCGAGGGCGGCAGCACCGCCCGCGACCGGTGGGCCGACCTGCCCGAAGCCGAGCCCGACGACTCGTTGGCCGACCCCGCGACGGGCACCGCCGGCGTGATGCGGCGGGCGCTGGAACTCCTCCGCGGCGACGTGGAGCCGGCAACGTTCCGGGCGTTCTGGGCGACCGCGGTCGAGGGCCGCCCGGCGGCCGAGGTGGCGGCCGAACTCGGGGTGACAGCGGCCGTCGTGTACCAGGCCAAGTCGCGGCTGTTGCGGCGCCTCCGGCTCGAGTACGAAGGGCTCCTCACCGCCGATACGCCTTGA
- a CDS encoding bifunctional serine/threonine-protein kinase/formylglycine-generating enzyme family protein codes for MTPCPPDDRLRAFDRGGVPEAELDAIAAHLGVCLACVDRLARLAVAVGPLAEASDPEPDHSAYRRAVARAAGLNPTGPRLPAPGDALRDYQLVEVVGRGGMGTVFRAVHARLDKVVAVKVLTGRRLGDPDAAARFAREMKAVGRLAHPHVVQATDAGDADGVPFLVMEFVEGLTLSALVRRDGPRPVVEACALVRQAAAGLGYAHGCGLVHRDVKPSNLIRAAGGVVKVLDLGLALPLADPPADAAAGLSSESGGSDLTSASRVVGTVGYMAPEQRRNAHTVDARADVYGLGATLWFLLAGEPPGGGFAAPGTLPGGLPPALWRKLLAPDPAERFPDMAALSAALAPYCGPPRSRAKVPLAAGALACVVGALVVALRPPPVPAPAPAAPPPVAAAPAPVGLAVAAPRVAPPPGALPMSPHAAGALQLDWAEFLGAPPFRTHPAGLDFALVPPGELDLAPNARVVVTRPYRIGTTAVTRGQFAAFVAATGHVTDVELRRNGEYVVFVADAGGRSGGTRSLRNPAYSWRAPGYADPADDDPATQVSWDDAAAFCRWLSAADGRPYRLPTEAEWTWAVRAGDAGDELPDRLPLAPGRFPQPQIAARPMRPSAASAGRMNSWGVCTGGRVEEWCRDWFGVVPTGRTSDFENATPHVAGIRLTCGDSYAGLRSHYGARAAFLPQAGRSSIGFRVVCEAP; via the coding sequence ATGACCCCCTGCCCGCCCGACGACCGCCTCCGCGCCTTCGACCGCGGCGGCGTGCCCGAGGCCGAACTCGACGCCATCGCCGCCCACCTCGGGGTCTGCCTCGCGTGCGTGGACCGGCTCGCCCGGCTGGCCGTGGCGGTCGGCCCGCTGGCGGAGGCGTCCGACCCCGAACCGGACCACAGCGCCTACCGGCGGGCGGTCGCCCGCGCGGCGGGCCTGAACCCGACGGGGCCACGCCTCCCGGCGCCCGGCGACGCGCTCCGCGACTACCAACTCGTCGAGGTGGTCGGCCGCGGCGGCATGGGAACGGTGTTCCGCGCCGTCCACGCCCGGCTCGACAAGGTGGTGGCGGTGAAGGTGCTGACCGGGCGGCGGCTGGGCGACCCGGACGCGGCCGCCCGGTTCGCCCGCGAGATGAAGGCCGTCGGCCGGCTGGCCCACCCGCACGTCGTCCAGGCGACCGACGCCGGCGACGCCGACGGGGTGCCGTTCCTGGTCATGGAGTTCGTCGAAGGGCTGACGCTGTCCGCGCTCGTGAGGCGGGACGGCCCGCGGCCGGTGGTGGAGGCGTGCGCCCTGGTCCGCCAGGCCGCCGCCGGGCTCGGCTACGCCCACGGGTGTGGGCTGGTCCACCGCGACGTGAAGCCGTCGAACCTGATCCGCGCGGCCGGCGGCGTGGTGAAGGTGCTCGACCTCGGCCTCGCGCTCCCGCTCGCCGACCCGCCGGCCGACGCCGCCGCGGGGCTGAGTTCCGAGTCCGGCGGGTCGGACCTCACTTCGGCGAGCCGCGTCGTCGGCACGGTCGGGTACATGGCGCCGGAGCAGCGGCGGAACGCCCACACCGTGGACGCCCGCGCCGACGTGTACGGCCTGGGCGCGACGCTGTGGTTTCTCCTTGCAGGCGAGCCGCCCGGCGGCGGGTTCGCGGCGCCGGGCACGCTCCCGGGCGGCCTGCCGCCCGCGCTCTGGAGGAAGCTCCTCGCCCCCGACCCGGCCGAGCGCTTCCCCGACATGGCGGCCCTGTCCGCGGCGCTGGCGCCGTACTGCGGGCCGCCTCGGTCGCGGGCGAAGGTGCCGCTCGCCGCCGGCGCACTCGCGTGTGTGGTCGGCGCGCTGGTGGTCGCGCTGCGACCGCCGCCGGTGCCCGCGCCGGCGCCGGCCGCACCGCCGCCGGTCGCGGCCGCGCCCGCTCCGGTCGGCCTTGCCGTCGCCGCTCCACGGGTCGCACCGCCACCGGGGGCGCTGCCGATGTCACCGCACGCCGCCGGGGCGCTGCAACTCGACTGGGCCGAGTTCCTGGGCGCGCCGCCGTTCCGCACGCACCCGGCCGGGCTCGACTTCGCGCTGGTGCCGCCGGGCGAACTCGACCTCGCGCCGAACGCCCGGGTCGTCGTCACCCGCCCGTACCGGATCGGCACGACCGCCGTGACCCGCGGGCAGTTCGCGGCGTTCGTCGCGGCGACCGGCCACGTCACCGACGTGGAACTGCGGCGGAACGGCGAGTACGTCGTGTTCGTGGCGGACGCCGGCGGCCGGAGCGGCGGCACCCGGTCGCTCCGCAACCCGGCGTACAGCTGGCGGGCGCCGGGGTACGCCGACCCGGCCGACGACGACCCGGCGACGCAGGTGAGTTGGGACGACGCGGCCGCCTTCTGCCGCTGGCTGTCGGCCGCCGACGGGCGCCCGTACCGGCTGCCGACCGAGGCCGAGTGGACGTGGGCCGTTCGGGCCGGGGACGCCGGCGACGAGTTGCCGGACCGGTTGCCACTCGCCCCCGGCCGGTTCCCGCAGCCTCAGATCGCCGCCCGCCCGATGCGGCCGTCTGCGGCGTCCGCGGGGCGGATGAACTCGTGGGGCGTCTGCACCGGCGGGCGGGTCGAGGAGTGGTGCCGCGACTGGTTCGGGGTCGTCCCCACCGGCCGCACGTCGGACTTCGAGAACGCCACACCCCACGTCGCCGGCATCCGCCTGACGTGCGGCGACTCCTACGCCGGCCTGCGGTCGCACTACGGCGCCCGGGCCGCGTTCCTGCCGCAGGCCGGGCGGAGTTCGATCGGGTTCCGGGTCGTGTGCGAAGCGCCCTGA